In the genome of Augochlora pura isolate Apur16 chromosome 8, APUR_v2.2.1, whole genome shotgun sequence, one region contains:
- the Kyat gene encoding kynurenine aminotransferase isoform X3, translated as MSKFDLPDRLKDNDKSIWVEYIQLALKYKPLNLGQGFPDFHAPENVTKALSEATTSDNPLLNQYTRGFGHPRLVNALAKLFSKLLNRDLDPNNEILVTAGAYEALYSTLQGHTNPGDEWIIIEPFFDCYVPMVRTAGGVPRFIALKPKNVNGPLSSADWVFDKQELESLFNKKTKGIIINTPHNPVGKVFTLDELQFIANLAKKWNVLVVSDEVYEWIVYEPYKHIRIATLPDMYERTITIGSAGKTFSVTGWKTGWAYGPPNLMRNLQVVHQNAVYTCNTPVQEAIAVGFEQELSRFGQPDCYFVSLAKELLPKRDYMAKFLSDVGMVPTIPEGGYFMVANWTALENKVRLNEETDQNKDYRFTKWMTKNVGVQGIPPSAFYSDEHKQLGEDNVRYCFIKKDENLKKAAEILMKWKSQ; from the exons ATGTCCAAGTTTGACCTTCCCGATCGTTTGAAAGACAACGATAAGTCAATATG GGTTGAATATATTCAACTTGCACTGAAATACAAACCCTTGAACTTGGGACAAGGTTTTCCAGATTTTCATGCCCCTGAAAATGTAACTAAGGCCCTAAGTGAAGCAACTACAAGTGACAATCCTCTTTTAAATCAATATACTAGAGGATTT GGTCATCCACGTCTAGTCAATGCGCTTGCCAAATTGTTTTCAAAGCTTCTGAATCGTGACTTGGATCCAAATAATGAAATCCTTGTTACAGCCGGTGCATATGAAGCATTATATTCTACACTTCAAGGCCATACAAATCCTGGTGATGAATGGATAATTATTGAACCATTTTTCGATTGTTATGTACCTATGGTAAGAACTGCTGGTGGAGTACCTAGGTTCATTGCCTTAAAACCA aaaaatgtaaatggtCCCTTGAGTTCAGCAGATTGGGTATTTGACAAGCAAGAGTTAGAAAGTCTGTTCAATAAGAAGACCaaaggaataattattaatactccTCATAATCCTGTGGGAAAGGTTTTTACACTAGACGAGTTACAGTTTATTGCTAACTTAGCTAAGAAATGGAATGTACTTGTTGTATCAGATGAAGTATACGAATGGATTGTGTATGAACCATACAAGCATATTAGAATTg caacATTACCTGATATGTATGAACGTACAATTACAATTGGTTCTGCTGGTAAAACATTCAGTGTTACTGGATGGAAAACGGGATGGGCTTATGGTCCGCCTAATTTAATGCGCAATTTACAAGTTGTTCATCAAAATGCTGTATATACCTGCAATACTCCAGTCCAa gAGGCTATAGCTGTTGGTTTCGAACAAGAGTTATCAAGATTCGGCCAACCAGATTGTTACTTTGTGAGTTTAGCAAAAGAATTGCTGCCAAAACGGGATTACATGGCCAAATTTCTTAGCGATGTGGGAATGGTACCAACAATTCCCGAAGGTGGTTACTTCATGGTAGCTAATTGGACTGCTTTAGAGAATAAAGTCCGATTGAACGAAGAAACGGACCAAAACAAAGATTACCGATTCACAAAGTGGATGACGAAGAACGTTGGAGTTCAAGGAATCCCGCCATCCGCATTTTATAGTGACGAACATAAGCAACTCGGGGAAGATAATGTTCgatactgttttataaaa aaagatgaaaatttgaaaaaagctgctgaaatattaatgaaatggAAGTCTCAATAG
- the LOC144474388 gene encoding E3 SUMO-protein ligase NSE2 isoform X1: MTQSQQMIEELYDCYTQTAANIISYFGWNEAKEKLKEMRDIVETHCVVDKKIRTVEDTKNRLLSSYDCEDVQCDFETIIQEYKDTVSAIDTDISDNPKLIDYDKHVVDLLDKIGDKKDEEVNDDEDADMMLRGGSINVIDPISKKRIVDPVKNTVCGHTYDRETITELLKINKKTRCPVIGCKSTDFVKLTDLRSDIVTKTYLNKNPA, translated from the exons atgacacAGTCTCAACAAATGATAGAAGAATTGTACGACTGTTATACACAAACAGCTgctaatataatatcttattttg GATGGAATGAGGCAAAAGAAAAACTAAAAGAGATGAGGGATATTGTGGAGACCCACTGTGTCGTGGATAAAAAGATACGGACAGTGGAAGATACTAAAAATCGTTTACTCAGTTCATATGATTGTGAAGATGTGCAATGTGATTTTGAAACCATTATACAG GAATATAAGGATACTGTATCTGCCATTGATACCGATATATCTGACAATCCCAAACTGATAGATTATGATAAGCATGTAGTAGACCTGTtag ACAAAATAGGAGATAAAAAGGATGAAGAGGTTAATGATGATGAGGATGCAGACATGATGTTAAGAGGAGGCTCCATAAATGTGATCGATCCAATATCTAAAAAGAGAATTGTAGATCCTGTAAAAAACACTGTATGTGGGCACACCTATGACAGAGAAACAATCAcagaattgttgaaaattaataaaaagaccAG ATGCCCTGTCATAGGTTGTAAAAGTACAGACTTTGTGAAACTTACAGATCTTCGTTCAGATATTGTAACTAAAACCTATCTTAACAAAAATCCtgcttaa
- the LOC144474387 gene encoding uncharacterized protein LOC144474387 isoform X2 has product MVDGIMRAARFTEPCISTEGCTHSDVGTFTFEGEYDPSGSADYNQVYEDDDRGRFEDTLFNAESVRPSQRRLLRVYRSNVEYGLRENRSPNKKPKKARGHRRTEDDFDYGEDEEEEEEEEGDDRTSDDTNVGDEEDDDVDDDDEEEVKTEPPRYYDYDSGGNRSYDVHAKFAMQLITLNILLQFIWF; this is encoded by the exons ATGGTCGACGGAATTATGAGAGCGGCCAGGTTCACAGAACCTTGCATTTCTACCGAAGGGTGTACTCACAGCGACGTTGGAACATTCACTTTCGAAGGAGAGTACGATCCGAGTGGTAGTGCCGACTACAACCAAGTTTACGAGGACGATGATCGCGGGAGGTTCGAAG ACACGCTTTTCAACGCGGAGTCGGTCAGACCATCGCAGCGACGCCTCCTGCGAGTTTACCGTTCGAACGTGGAGTACGGGTTACGCGAAAATAGATCGCCTAACAAGAAGCCGAAGAAGGCCAGGGGACATCGTCGAACCGAAGATGATTTCGACTACggcgaggacgaggaggaggaggaggaggaggagggggacgACAGGACCAGCGACGACACCAACGTCGGcgacgaagaagacgacgacgtcgacgacgacgacgaagaggaGGTGAAGACGGAGCCACCGCGTTATTACGATTACG ATTCCGGTGGAAATAGGTCCTACGACGTTCACGCTAAATTCGCGATGCAGCTGATAACACTCAACATTTTACTCCAGTTCATCTggttttaa
- the LOC144474386 gene encoding uncharacterized protein LOC144474386, with protein sequence MFISTFISIVLIFSCGKARRIIDGFCADSNNWEPFLYVSKDLDGSPNYDITHWVRQLHLQQCAFVEIGERFCALFVELRSIPSESEVLDNSGVGEFFLGICPCLTLHSWDLCSSELSRRRKVDCTFAEATPHSNTSARVHRRLCDITLLGENASVCNCSISLAGHRLHKTTGFPTCFLNPLPESLCSPRGVCGVAQCAATTIKGIHTPQCASNCHQRQPFCEDIGPWSSNPAKISSLWSQWSSPKCNNTCGRGHMVATASCQDQVT encoded by the exons ATGTTTATATCCACGTTTATATcaatagtattaattttctcttgCGGAAAGGCACGTCGCATTATTGATGGATTCTGTGCGGACAGCAACAATTGGGAACCATTTCTCTATGTGTCCAAAGACTTGGACGGCTCACCAAATTATGACATAACGCATTGGGTGCGCCAGTTGCATCTGCAACAATGTGCTTTCGTAGAAATCGGTGAAAGATTTTGTGCT TTGTTCGTGGAATTGCGTAGTATACCCTCTGAATCCGAAGTCCTTGATAATTCCGGCGTGGGCGAATTTTTTCTCGGGATCTGTCCTTGCCTGACGCTTCACTCCTGGGATTTGTGCTCGTCTGAGCTGTCAAGACGAAGGAAGGTTGATTGCACTTTCGCCGAGGCTACACCACATTCGAACACTAGTGCAAGGGTGCATAGGCGATTATGCGATATAACGTTGCTCGGCGAAAATGCTTCCGTTTGCAATTGCTCTATTTCACTAGCTGGCCACCGATTGCATAAGACAACAG GATTCCCTACGTGCTTTTTAAATCCTTTGCCCGAGTCCTTGTGCTCGCCACGCGGTGTTTGCGGCGTCGCGCAATGTGCCGCAACGACCATAAAGGGAATACACACGCCACAATGTGCTTCAAATTGTCATCAGAGACAGCCA TTCTGCGAAGACATTGGTCCGTGGTCTTCAAACCCAGCAAAAATTAGTTCTTTATGGTCGCAATGGTCATCCCCGAAGTGCAACAATACTTGTGGCAGAGGACACATGGTTGCCACCGCTTCGTGCCAAGACCAAGtaacgtaa
- the LOC144474387 gene encoding uncharacterized protein LOC144474387 isoform X1, translating into MTKGVNFSSCPDSFGKCYCEVNMVDGIMRAARFTEPCISTEGCTHSDVGTFTFEGEYDPSGSADYNQVYEDDDRGRFEDTLFNAESVRPSQRRLLRVYRSNVEYGLRENRSPNKKPKKARGHRRTEDDFDYGEDEEEEEEEEGDDRTSDDTNVGDEEDDDVDDDDEEEVKTEPPRYYDYDSGGNRSYDVHAKFAMQLITLNILLQFIWF; encoded by the exons ATGACGAAAGGTGTGAACTTTTCCAGCTGCCCGGATAGCTTCGGTAAATGTTACTGCGAGGTAAACATGGTCGACGGAATTATGAGAGCGGCCAGGTTCACAGAACCTTGCATTTCTACCGAAGGGTGTACTCACAGCGACGTTGGAACATTCACTTTCGAAGGAGAGTACGATCCGAGTGGTAGTGCCGACTACAACCAAGTTTACGAGGACGATGATCGCGGGAGGTTCGAAG ACACGCTTTTCAACGCGGAGTCGGTCAGACCATCGCAGCGACGCCTCCTGCGAGTTTACCGTTCGAACGTGGAGTACGGGTTACGCGAAAATAGATCGCCTAACAAGAAGCCGAAGAAGGCCAGGGGACATCGTCGAACCGAAGATGATTTCGACTACggcgaggacgaggaggaggaggaggaggaggagggggacgACAGGACCAGCGACGACACCAACGTCGGcgacgaagaagacgacgacgtcgacgacgacgacgaagaggaGGTGAAGACGGAGCCACCGCGTTATTACGATTACG ATTCCGGTGGAAATAGGTCCTACGACGTTCACGCTAAATTCGCGATGCAGCTGATAACACTCAACATTTTACTCCAGTTCATCTggttttaa
- the Kyat gene encoding kynurenine aminotransferase isoform X1: protein MLKLLYHIMKLYQSLLYISLTTCCVSDSLDRVATKQKLVSLELVQLYSFVTLCKMFARICVFGSSSKASISLSTLRNIKNYSPVMSKFDLPDRLKDNDKSIWVEYIQLALKYKPLNLGQGFPDFHAPENVTKALSEATTSDNPLLNQYTRGFGHPRLVNALAKLFSKLLNRDLDPNNEILVTAGAYEALYSTLQGHTNPGDEWIIIEPFFDCYVPMVRTAGGVPRFIALKPKNVNGPLSSADWVFDKQELESLFNKKTKGIIINTPHNPVGKVFTLDELQFIANLAKKWNVLVVSDEVYEWIVYEPYKHIRIATLPDMYERTITIGSAGKTFSVTGWKTGWAYGPPNLMRNLQVVHQNAVYTCNTPVQEAIAVGFEQELSRFGQPDCYFVSLAKELLPKRDYMAKFLSDVGMVPTIPEGGYFMVANWTALENKVRLNEETDQNKDYRFTKWMTKNVGVQGIPPSAFYSDEHKQLGEDNVRYCFIKKDENLKKAAEILMKWKSQ from the exons ATGCTAAAATTACTATACCATATTATGAAATTGTACcaaagtttattatatatttctctaacAACTTGTTGCGTAAGTGACAGTTTAGATAGGGTAGCGACGAaacagaaattagtgtcattGGAGCTTGTGCAATTATATTCATTTGTCACACTTTGTAAA ATGTTTGCTAGGATTTGTGTGTTTGGAAGTAGTTCTAAAGCATCAATTTCATTGTCTACATtaaggaatattaaaaactattctCCTGTGATGTCCAAGTTTGACCTTCCCGATCGTTTGAAAGACAACGATAAGTCAATATG GGTTGAATATATTCAACTTGCACTGAAATACAAACCCTTGAACTTGGGACAAGGTTTTCCAGATTTTCATGCCCCTGAAAATGTAACTAAGGCCCTAAGTGAAGCAACTACAAGTGACAATCCTCTTTTAAATCAATATACTAGAGGATTT GGTCATCCACGTCTAGTCAATGCGCTTGCCAAATTGTTTTCAAAGCTTCTGAATCGTGACTTGGATCCAAATAATGAAATCCTTGTTACAGCCGGTGCATATGAAGCATTATATTCTACACTTCAAGGCCATACAAATCCTGGTGATGAATGGATAATTATTGAACCATTTTTCGATTGTTATGTACCTATGGTAAGAACTGCTGGTGGAGTACCTAGGTTCATTGCCTTAAAACCA aaaaatgtaaatggtCCCTTGAGTTCAGCAGATTGGGTATTTGACAAGCAAGAGTTAGAAAGTCTGTTCAATAAGAAGACCaaaggaataattattaatactccTCATAATCCTGTGGGAAAGGTTTTTACACTAGACGAGTTACAGTTTATTGCTAACTTAGCTAAGAAATGGAATGTACTTGTTGTATCAGATGAAGTATACGAATGGATTGTGTATGAACCATACAAGCATATTAGAATTg caacATTACCTGATATGTATGAACGTACAATTACAATTGGTTCTGCTGGTAAAACATTCAGTGTTACTGGATGGAAAACGGGATGGGCTTATGGTCCGCCTAATTTAATGCGCAATTTACAAGTTGTTCATCAAAATGCTGTATATACCTGCAATACTCCAGTCCAa gAGGCTATAGCTGTTGGTTTCGAACAAGAGTTATCAAGATTCGGCCAACCAGATTGTTACTTTGTGAGTTTAGCAAAAGAATTGCTGCCAAAACGGGATTACATGGCCAAATTTCTTAGCGATGTGGGAATGGTACCAACAATTCCCGAAGGTGGTTACTTCATGGTAGCTAATTGGACTGCTTTAGAGAATAAAGTCCGATTGAACGAAGAAACGGACCAAAACAAAGATTACCGATTCACAAAGTGGATGACGAAGAACGTTGGAGTTCAAGGAATCCCGCCATCCGCATTTTATAGTGACGAACATAAGCAACTCGGGGAAGATAATGTTCgatactgttttataaaa aaagatgaaaatttgaaaaaagctgctgaaatattaatgaaatggAAGTCTCAATAG
- the LOC144474444 gene encoding very long chain fatty acid elongase AAEL008004-like, with product MSLAEIYDYYIIQLSDKRTLKWPLMESPKTVLFLTLAYLYIVLIYGPRYMKDRKPYSFRTFIYWYNIFQIFANATLIYKVMDAGWYSGAYWTCTEGLEGLPGVDTNTMVSVSWYGLCLKIIDFIETILFVLRKKTKQITFLHVYHHASAVIVTWAFVKYVPNGYLITVGGTNSLVHVLMYTYYLLAAHGPKMQKILAPIKPMITIIQMAQFVVMFIYSIHMWFCDTPGMKIPITIMTVNIVVNFFLFYNFYKKSYIKKEKKVNKD from the exons ATGTCTTTGGCCGAGATTTATGATTACTACATCATACAATTATCGG ACAAGAGGACCCTGAAATGGCCGTTGATGGAATCACCCAAGACTGTTCTATTCTTGACCTTGGCCTACTTGTACATCGTCCTAATTTACGGCCCGAGATACATGAAAGACAGAAAACCGTACTCTTTCCGAACATTCATCTACTGGTACAACATATTCCAGATCTTTGCGAACGCCACGCTAATATACAAGGTTATGGACGCTGGATGGTACTCGGGTGCATATTGGACATGCACTGAAGGATTGGAGGGCCTCCCCGGTGTCGACACGAACACG ATGGTCAGCGTTAGTTGGTATGGACTTTGtctgaaaataatcgatttcatTGAGACTATTCTATTCGTGCTCCGGAAGAAAACAAAGCAGATCACATTCCTGCATGTGTACCACCACGCGTCGGCGGTCATTGTAACGTGGGCGTTCGTGAAATATGTTCCCAACGGATATCTTATAACTGTAGGTGGAACCAACTCTCTTGTACACGTGCTTATGTACACTTATTATTTGTTAGCCGCCCACGGGCCGAAGATGCAGAAAATACTTGCCCCAATTAAGCCTATGATCACTATAATTCAAATG GCACAATTCGTGGTCATGTTTATTTACTCGATTCACATGTGGTTCTGCGACACTCCCGGAATGAAAATACCGATCACCATTATGACGGTTAATATTGTAGTCAACTTCTTCTTGTTCTACAATTTCTACAAGAAGAGTTACatcaagaaagagaaaaaagtgaATAAGGACTAG
- the LOC144474441 gene encoding CIMIP2 protein CG18335 codes for MVRVRGRVTVRASLTGLYAGYCPQYRYRCGETYGSVTHKLLLDPTVNHADTLVLSNRVTDDYEVQRPPKNDIDIVNSRYKRTDPIYVHPLMPSYEGFTPRLNARNGQRYTVLATEGLAEFERQQQKHKAALNEIKKTVALQSGQGEPRSMEDRLILKSEFKLPMLTVRPDCVGVMRNQFLDEQHELPRDHSPSPYFMDNANPKKYFISRYAGHIPYGYAHFGVSNVPATNSALTEFTSNYRKRQSTEWAPATITRPDPPLIIQPTTIYHKHVGMIPNYLGHVPGETFRFGKTFGADTKDAKRWLRGDF; via the exons aTATGCTGGATATTGTCCTCAGTACCGCTATAGGTGCGGCGAAACTTACGGGAGTGTCACGCACAAATTGCTTCTTGATCCGACGGTTAATCATGCGGACACGCTGGTCTTATCGAACAGAGTGACCGACGATTACGAG GTACAAAGGCCGCCGAAAAATGACATAGACATCGTAAATTCCCGGTACAAAAGAACCGACCCGATATATGTTCATCCTCTCATGCCAAGCTATGAAG GTTTTACACCAAGGTTGAACGCCAGGAATGGCCAACGATACACCGTGCTTGCTACGGAAGGACTCGCTGAATTTGAACGACAGCAACAGAAGCATAAAGCTGCCCTTAACGAGATAAAAAAGACGGTGGCCCTGCAGAGTGGCCAGGGCGAGCCACGAAGTATGGAAGATCGCCTG ATTCTTAAAAGTGAATTTAAATTGCCCATGCTCACTGTTCGACCTGATTGCGTTGGTGTGATGAGGAACCAATTTTTGGACGAACAACACGAACTACCTAGAGATCACTCGCCGTCTCCCTACTTTATGGACAATGCAAATcccaagaaatattttataagtc GATATGCCGGTCATATTCCGTACGGATATGCACATTTCGGTGTTTCAAATGTCCCTGCCACGAACAGCGCGCTAACAGAATTCACATCCAATTACCGAAAACGGCAGAGCACGGAATGGGCACCAGCAACGATTACACGGCCTGATCCACCGCTAATAATTCAACCGACCACAATTTATCACAAACACGTCGGCATGATTCCAAATTACCTCGGTCACGTCCCTGGAGAAACATTtag ATTTGGTAAAACTTTCGGTGCCGATACTAAGGACGCCAAAAGGTGGTTGCGCGGAGACttctaa
- the Kyat gene encoding kynurenine aminotransferase isoform X2 encodes MFARICVFGSSSKASISLSTLRNIKNYSPVMSKFDLPDRLKDNDKSIWVEYIQLALKYKPLNLGQGFPDFHAPENVTKALSEATTSDNPLLNQYTRGFGHPRLVNALAKLFSKLLNRDLDPNNEILVTAGAYEALYSTLQGHTNPGDEWIIIEPFFDCYVPMVRTAGGVPRFIALKPKNVNGPLSSADWVFDKQELESLFNKKTKGIIINTPHNPVGKVFTLDELQFIANLAKKWNVLVVSDEVYEWIVYEPYKHIRIATLPDMYERTITIGSAGKTFSVTGWKTGWAYGPPNLMRNLQVVHQNAVYTCNTPVQEAIAVGFEQELSRFGQPDCYFVSLAKELLPKRDYMAKFLSDVGMVPTIPEGGYFMVANWTALENKVRLNEETDQNKDYRFTKWMTKNVGVQGIPPSAFYSDEHKQLGEDNVRYCFIKKDENLKKAAEILMKWKSQ; translated from the exons ATGTTTGCTAGGATTTGTGTGTTTGGAAGTAGTTCTAAAGCATCAATTTCATTGTCTACATtaaggaatattaaaaactattctCCTGTGATGTCCAAGTTTGACCTTCCCGATCGTTTGAAAGACAACGATAAGTCAATATG GGTTGAATATATTCAACTTGCACTGAAATACAAACCCTTGAACTTGGGACAAGGTTTTCCAGATTTTCATGCCCCTGAAAATGTAACTAAGGCCCTAAGTGAAGCAACTACAAGTGACAATCCTCTTTTAAATCAATATACTAGAGGATTT GGTCATCCACGTCTAGTCAATGCGCTTGCCAAATTGTTTTCAAAGCTTCTGAATCGTGACTTGGATCCAAATAATGAAATCCTTGTTACAGCCGGTGCATATGAAGCATTATATTCTACACTTCAAGGCCATACAAATCCTGGTGATGAATGGATAATTATTGAACCATTTTTCGATTGTTATGTACCTATGGTAAGAACTGCTGGTGGAGTACCTAGGTTCATTGCCTTAAAACCA aaaaatgtaaatggtCCCTTGAGTTCAGCAGATTGGGTATTTGACAAGCAAGAGTTAGAAAGTCTGTTCAATAAGAAGACCaaaggaataattattaatactccTCATAATCCTGTGGGAAAGGTTTTTACACTAGACGAGTTACAGTTTATTGCTAACTTAGCTAAGAAATGGAATGTACTTGTTGTATCAGATGAAGTATACGAATGGATTGTGTATGAACCATACAAGCATATTAGAATTg caacATTACCTGATATGTATGAACGTACAATTACAATTGGTTCTGCTGGTAAAACATTCAGTGTTACTGGATGGAAAACGGGATGGGCTTATGGTCCGCCTAATTTAATGCGCAATTTACAAGTTGTTCATCAAAATGCTGTATATACCTGCAATACTCCAGTCCAa gAGGCTATAGCTGTTGGTTTCGAACAAGAGTTATCAAGATTCGGCCAACCAGATTGTTACTTTGTGAGTTTAGCAAAAGAATTGCTGCCAAAACGGGATTACATGGCCAAATTTCTTAGCGATGTGGGAATGGTACCAACAATTCCCGAAGGTGGTTACTTCATGGTAGCTAATTGGACTGCTTTAGAGAATAAAGTCCGATTGAACGAAGAAACGGACCAAAACAAAGATTACCGATTCACAAAGTGGATGACGAAGAACGTTGGAGTTCAAGGAATCCCGCCATCCGCATTTTATAGTGACGAACATAAGCAACTCGGGGAAGATAATGTTCgatactgttttataaaa aaagatgaaaatttgaaaaaagctgctgaaatattaatgaaatggAAGTCTCAATAG
- the LOC144474388 gene encoding E3 SUMO-protein ligase NSE2 isoform X2: MRDIVETHCVVDKKIRTVEDTKNRLLSSYDCEDVQCDFETIIQEYKDTVSAIDTDISDNPKLIDYDKHVVDLLDKIGDKKDEEVNDDEDADMMLRGGSINVIDPISKKRIVDPVKNTVCGHTYDRETITELLKINKKTRCPVIGCKSTDFVKLTDLRSDIVTKTYLNKNPA, encoded by the exons ATGAGGGATATTGTGGAGACCCACTGTGTCGTGGATAAAAAGATACGGACAGTGGAAGATACTAAAAATCGTTTACTCAGTTCATATGATTGTGAAGATGTGCAATGTGATTTTGAAACCATTATACAG GAATATAAGGATACTGTATCTGCCATTGATACCGATATATCTGACAATCCCAAACTGATAGATTATGATAAGCATGTAGTAGACCTGTtag ACAAAATAGGAGATAAAAAGGATGAAGAGGTTAATGATGATGAGGATGCAGACATGATGTTAAGAGGAGGCTCCATAAATGTGATCGATCCAATATCTAAAAAGAGAATTGTAGATCCTGTAAAAAACACTGTATGTGGGCACACCTATGACAGAGAAACAATCAcagaattgttgaaaattaataaaaagaccAG ATGCCCTGTCATAGGTTGTAAAAGTACAGACTTTGTGAAACTTACAGATCTTCGTTCAGATATTGTAACTAAAACCTATCTTAACAAAAATCCtgcttaa